In Candidatus Deferrimicrobium sp., the genomic window TATTCAGTACCTTTTCACTTGTGACCGGGATCCCCGTCTCGCCAAAGGCCGATCCCGCCCACGCCGTCGCCAGCATAAATGCCAGCGCCATTATCAAACATGATCCCATCTTCCTTCTCATCGCTCTCCTCCTCGTACGGTGGAATGATCGGGGGGAACAAATTTCGCCTCTGGCATGGTCAGCAATTCCCGTTCCATCGGTTCTCTGTTGATTTTTCTGGCAGGGAAGTACCAATTAACATAATGATTATAAATAAGAATAATATTCCGATCGGGATACTTAAATAAATATTCTCATTAGGAGAAAACCAGGGGTTCACCTTCCCCGAGGGATCACAATTAAGAAACGATGTGTCAAAAACGGGATTTGAAGAGGATGACGCACCTCAAGGAGAAGACCGGCAGATCCCCTGCAAGCGCCGCGCGAAGGACGAAAGGAGCGGCTCGGCGCGATCCCGGGAGATCTTTCCCGCCACGGCGATGAGGCATCCGCCCACCGAGGTCATCCACAAGTCGCCGGATGGGGTCTGCGCATTGGACAAGGCCGGGGTCACCTCCCGGTACCCGGGGAGCTCCCGCGCGAATCGCGCCTTCCGCCCGGAGCCGCCGTCCGCGGCAGGCGGGAGGAGAAGATAGTGACCGGAAGAGGTGCCGGTGGAGAACTTCACCTCGAAGCCCGGGGCAAGGCATTCGTAGCCCAGCATCGCCCGTTTCTGATAAAGGATCGTTCCTTCTATTCTTCCCGGCAGGCCGTTCAGCGCCCTCGCCTCTTCCGGCGGAACGCCGCTCCCGGGGAGAAGCGCGACGATCTCCGATGCGATCCCGACCACATCGTTCCGGGATCCGTCGCCGGGCTTCGATCGGACGCGCACGAACGTTTCGCCCCGGAAGAAGTCGGCCGACGTGTCCGAGACGACCGCCTCCGAGGGAGGAATTCGGAGAATCTCCTGGTCCGGGTACCGGTATTGGGACCAGATCCCGTAGGCGTCCCGGGGAGAGGCCATATGGAACAGCTCCAGCCGAACCTCCGAACCGGGTCGGGCGGCCCTGCCGAAAATGGCGACCGTTAAGTGCTTTATCCCGTACGGGAGAAACAGCTCGGCCTCCCCGTCGATCTCCTCGTAGAGGTTGTCGGGGCCGAAGGATCGCACGGGCTCGAGGAGCCTCCACTCCCCCTTCGCAGCGAGGGCGTCGATGACGGGACGCCGGGGATCCGCCGCGTCGGCAGGGGGGACGGCGATCGCGAGCAGCATCAGCGCCGCAAGGAGGATCGCCTTCATCCCGCCAGCCGCGCGTGGGCCCTTCGCCCCAGCCGCCCAACCGGGAGCCGCAGCCGGCACATGACGAGACACGACTCGCAATCTTCGCATGCGGCGGCGTTCCGCCCCGGGGGAAGGGAACCGTACGTGGCTCGTGCGAGACCCTCTTCCCGGGACCCCTCGAGGTACATCAGCGCCCTCAGCACGTTCGGAACCTCCACGCCGCGGGGGCAGGCGCCGCC contains:
- a CDS encoding DUF6599 family protein, yielding MKAILLAALMLLAIAVPPADAADPRRPVIDALAAKGEWRLLEPVRSFGPDNLYEEIDGEAELFLPYGIKHLTVAIFGRAARPGSEVRLELFHMASPRDAYGIWSQYRYPDQEILRIPPSEAVVSDTSADFFRGETFVRVRSKPGDGSRNDVVGIASEIVALLPGSGVPPEEARALNGLPGRIEGTILYQKRAMLGYECLAPGFEVKFSTGTSSGHYLLLPPAADGGSGRKARFARELPGYREVTPALSNAQTPSGDLWMTSVGGCLIAVAGKISRDRAEPLLSSFARRLQGICRSSP